Proteins encoded by one window of Passer domesticus isolate bPasDom1 chromosome 10, bPasDom1.hap1, whole genome shotgun sequence:
- the ACVR2A gene encoding activin receptor type-2A isoform X2, whose protein sequence is MGAATKLAFAVFLISCSSGAILGRSETQECIFYNANWEKDKTNRSGIEPCYGDKDKRRHCFATWKNISGSIEIVKQGCWLDDINCYDRNDCIEKKDSPDVFFCCCEGNMCNERFFYFPEMEVTQPTSNPVTPKPPLFNTLLYSLVPIMGIAVIVLFSFWMYRHHKLAYPPVLVPTQHAFHIMIEDPGPPPPSPLMGLKPLQLLEIKARGRFGCVWKAQLLNEYVAVKIFPIQDKQSWQNEYEIYSLPGMKHDNILQFIGAEKRGSSIDVDLWLITAFHEKGSLTDFLKANVVSWNELCHIAQTMARGLAYLHEDIPGLKDGHKPAISHRDIKSKNVLLKNNLTACIADFGLALKFEAGKSAGDTHGQVGTRRYMAPEVLEGAINFQRDAFLRIDMYAMGLVLWELASRCTAADGPVDEYMLPFEEEIGQHPSLEDMQEVVVHKKKRPVLRECWQKHSGMAMLCETIEECWDHDAEARLSAGCVEERIIQMQKLTNIITTEDIVTVVTMVTNVDFPPKESSL, encoded by the exons GTGCCATCCTGGGCAGATCAGAAACACAGGAGTGCATCTTCTACAACGCTAACTGGGAGAAGGACAAAACCAACCGCAGTGGGATCGAGCCCTGCTATGGTGATAAAGATAAAAGGAGACACTGCTTTGCCACATGGAAGAATATTTCTGGATCAATTGAAATCGTGAAGCAAGGCTGCTGGCTGGATGACATCAATTGTTATGACAG GAATGATTGCATAGAGAAGAAGGACAGCCCTGACGtgtttttctgttgctgtgAGGGCAACATGTGCAACGAGCGCTTCTTCTACTTCCCGGAGATGGAGGTCACGCAGC cAACTTCCAATCCTGTTACACCGAAGCCACCTCTGTTCAACACCTTGCTCTACTCCTTGGTGCCTATCATGGGGATTGCAGTCATCGTGCTCTTCTCCTTCTGGATGTACAGACATCACAAGCTGGCCTATCCTCCCGTGCTTGTTCCCACCCAg CACGCCTTTCATATAATGATTGAG GATCCTGGGCCTCCCCCACCATCTCCCCTGATGGGTCTGAAGccgctgcagctcctggagatcAAAGCCAGGGGGAGATTTGGGTGTGTGTGGAAAGCTCAGTTGCTCAATGAATACGTTGCAGTCAAAATATTCCCCATCCAG GACAAGCAGTCGTGGCAGAACGAGTACGAGATCTACAGCCTGCCCGGGATGAAGCACGACAACATCCTGCAGTTCATCGGCGCCGAGAAGCGCGGCTCCAGCATCGACGTGGACCTGTGGCTCATCACCGCCTTCCACGAGAAg GGGTCCCTGACAGATTTCCTGAAGGCCAACGTGGTGTCGTGGAACGAGCTGTGCCACATCGCCCAGACCATGGCGCGGGGCCTGGCCTACCTGCACGAGGACATCCCGGGGCTCAAGGACGGCCACAAGCCGGCCATCTCCCACAG GGACATCAAAAGCAAGAACGTGCTGCTGAAAAACAACCTCACGGCTTGTATTGCTGATTTCGGTCTAGCTTTAAAGTTTGAGGCTGGAAAGTCTGCAGGAGACACCCATGGACAG GTGGGCACCCGCAGGTACATGGCTCCCGAGGTGCTCGAAGGTGCTATCAACTTCCAGAGGGACGCGTTCCTGCGGATAGACATGTACGCCATGGGCCTGGTGCTCTGGGAGCTGGCGTCGCGCTGCACGGCCGCCGACG GCCCCGTGGATGAGTACATGCTGCCTTTCGAGGAGGAGATTGGCCAGCACCCCTCCCTGGAGGACATGCAGGAAGTTGTGGTGCACAAAAAGAAGAGGCCTGTCCTAAGGGAGTGCTGGCAGAAACATTCT GGAATGGCGATGCTGTGCGAGACCATCGAGGAGTGCTGGGATCACGACGCCGAGGCGCGGCTGTCGGCGGGCTGCGTGGAGGAGAGGATCATCCAGATGCAAAAACTCACTAACATTATAACAACAGAGGACATCGTGACTGTGGTCACAATGGTGACAAACGTTGACTTTCCTCCCAAAGAATCCAGTCTATGA
- the ACVR2A gene encoding activin receptor type-2A isoform X1, with protein MISSACKEISRRDLQRDLQMKGAILGRSETQECIFYNANWEKDKTNRSGIEPCYGDKDKRRHCFATWKNISGSIEIVKQGCWLDDINCYDRNDCIEKKDSPDVFFCCCEGNMCNERFFYFPEMEVTQPTSNPVTPKPPLFNTLLYSLVPIMGIAVIVLFSFWMYRHHKLAYPPVLVPTQHAFHIMIEDPGPPPPSPLMGLKPLQLLEIKARGRFGCVWKAQLLNEYVAVKIFPIQDKQSWQNEYEIYSLPGMKHDNILQFIGAEKRGSSIDVDLWLITAFHEKGSLTDFLKANVVSWNELCHIAQTMARGLAYLHEDIPGLKDGHKPAISHRDIKSKNVLLKNNLTACIADFGLALKFEAGKSAGDTHGQVGTRRYMAPEVLEGAINFQRDAFLRIDMYAMGLVLWELASRCTAADGPVDEYMLPFEEEIGQHPSLEDMQEVVVHKKKRPVLRECWQKHSGMAMLCETIEECWDHDAEARLSAGCVEERIIQMQKLTNIITTEDIVTVVTMVTNVDFPPKESSL; from the exons GTGCCATCCTGGGCAGATCAGAAACACAGGAGTGCATCTTCTACAACGCTAACTGGGAGAAGGACAAAACCAACCGCAGTGGGATCGAGCCCTGCTATGGTGATAAAGATAAAAGGAGACACTGCTTTGCCACATGGAAGAATATTTCTGGATCAATTGAAATCGTGAAGCAAGGCTGCTGGCTGGATGACATCAATTGTTATGACAG GAATGATTGCATAGAGAAGAAGGACAGCCCTGACGtgtttttctgttgctgtgAGGGCAACATGTGCAACGAGCGCTTCTTCTACTTCCCGGAGATGGAGGTCACGCAGC cAACTTCCAATCCTGTTACACCGAAGCCACCTCTGTTCAACACCTTGCTCTACTCCTTGGTGCCTATCATGGGGATTGCAGTCATCGTGCTCTTCTCCTTCTGGATGTACAGACATCACAAGCTGGCCTATCCTCCCGTGCTTGTTCCCACCCAg CACGCCTTTCATATAATGATTGAG GATCCTGGGCCTCCCCCACCATCTCCCCTGATGGGTCTGAAGccgctgcagctcctggagatcAAAGCCAGGGGGAGATTTGGGTGTGTGTGGAAAGCTCAGTTGCTCAATGAATACGTTGCAGTCAAAATATTCCCCATCCAG GACAAGCAGTCGTGGCAGAACGAGTACGAGATCTACAGCCTGCCCGGGATGAAGCACGACAACATCCTGCAGTTCATCGGCGCCGAGAAGCGCGGCTCCAGCATCGACGTGGACCTGTGGCTCATCACCGCCTTCCACGAGAAg GGGTCCCTGACAGATTTCCTGAAGGCCAACGTGGTGTCGTGGAACGAGCTGTGCCACATCGCCCAGACCATGGCGCGGGGCCTGGCCTACCTGCACGAGGACATCCCGGGGCTCAAGGACGGCCACAAGCCGGCCATCTCCCACAG GGACATCAAAAGCAAGAACGTGCTGCTGAAAAACAACCTCACGGCTTGTATTGCTGATTTCGGTCTAGCTTTAAAGTTTGAGGCTGGAAAGTCTGCAGGAGACACCCATGGACAG GTGGGCACCCGCAGGTACATGGCTCCCGAGGTGCTCGAAGGTGCTATCAACTTCCAGAGGGACGCGTTCCTGCGGATAGACATGTACGCCATGGGCCTGGTGCTCTGGGAGCTGGCGTCGCGCTGCACGGCCGCCGACG GCCCCGTGGATGAGTACATGCTGCCTTTCGAGGAGGAGATTGGCCAGCACCCCTCCCTGGAGGACATGCAGGAAGTTGTGGTGCACAAAAAGAAGAGGCCTGTCCTAAGGGAGTGCTGGCAGAAACATTCT GGAATGGCGATGCTGTGCGAGACCATCGAGGAGTGCTGGGATCACGACGCCGAGGCGCGGCTGTCGGCGGGCTGCGTGGAGGAGAGGATCATCCAGATGCAAAAACTCACTAACATTATAACAACAGAGGACATCGTGACTGTGGTCACAATGGTGACAAACGTTGACTTTCCTCCCAAAGAATCCAGTCTATGA
- the ACVR2A gene encoding activin receptor type-2A isoform X3 — MISSACKEISRRDLQRDLQMKGAILGRSETQECIFYNANWEKDKTNRSGIEPCYGDKDKRRHCFATWKNISGSIEIVKQGCWLDDINCYDRNDCIEKKDSPDVFFCCCEGNMCNERFFYFPEMEVTQPTSNPVTPKPPLFNTLLYSLVPIMGIAVIVLFSFWMYRHHKLAYPPVLVPTQDPGPPPPSPLMGLKPLQLLEIKARGRFGCVWKAQLLNEYVAVKIFPIQDKQSWQNEYEIYSLPGMKHDNILQFIGAEKRGSSIDVDLWLITAFHEKGSLTDFLKANVVSWNELCHIAQTMARGLAYLHEDIPGLKDGHKPAISHRDIKSKNVLLKNNLTACIADFGLALKFEAGKSAGDTHGQVGTRRYMAPEVLEGAINFQRDAFLRIDMYAMGLVLWELASRCTAADGPVDEYMLPFEEEIGQHPSLEDMQEVVVHKKKRPVLRECWQKHSGMAMLCETIEECWDHDAEARLSAGCVEERIIQMQKLTNIITTEDIVTVVTMVTNVDFPPKESSL; from the exons GTGCCATCCTGGGCAGATCAGAAACACAGGAGTGCATCTTCTACAACGCTAACTGGGAGAAGGACAAAACCAACCGCAGTGGGATCGAGCCCTGCTATGGTGATAAAGATAAAAGGAGACACTGCTTTGCCACATGGAAGAATATTTCTGGATCAATTGAAATCGTGAAGCAAGGCTGCTGGCTGGATGACATCAATTGTTATGACAG GAATGATTGCATAGAGAAGAAGGACAGCCCTGACGtgtttttctgttgctgtgAGGGCAACATGTGCAACGAGCGCTTCTTCTACTTCCCGGAGATGGAGGTCACGCAGC cAACTTCCAATCCTGTTACACCGAAGCCACCTCTGTTCAACACCTTGCTCTACTCCTTGGTGCCTATCATGGGGATTGCAGTCATCGTGCTCTTCTCCTTCTGGATGTACAGACATCACAAGCTGGCCTATCCTCCCGTGCTTGTTCCCACCCAg GATCCTGGGCCTCCCCCACCATCTCCCCTGATGGGTCTGAAGccgctgcagctcctggagatcAAAGCCAGGGGGAGATTTGGGTGTGTGTGGAAAGCTCAGTTGCTCAATGAATACGTTGCAGTCAAAATATTCCCCATCCAG GACAAGCAGTCGTGGCAGAACGAGTACGAGATCTACAGCCTGCCCGGGATGAAGCACGACAACATCCTGCAGTTCATCGGCGCCGAGAAGCGCGGCTCCAGCATCGACGTGGACCTGTGGCTCATCACCGCCTTCCACGAGAAg GGGTCCCTGACAGATTTCCTGAAGGCCAACGTGGTGTCGTGGAACGAGCTGTGCCACATCGCCCAGACCATGGCGCGGGGCCTGGCCTACCTGCACGAGGACATCCCGGGGCTCAAGGACGGCCACAAGCCGGCCATCTCCCACAG GGACATCAAAAGCAAGAACGTGCTGCTGAAAAACAACCTCACGGCTTGTATTGCTGATTTCGGTCTAGCTTTAAAGTTTGAGGCTGGAAAGTCTGCAGGAGACACCCATGGACAG GTGGGCACCCGCAGGTACATGGCTCCCGAGGTGCTCGAAGGTGCTATCAACTTCCAGAGGGACGCGTTCCTGCGGATAGACATGTACGCCATGGGCCTGGTGCTCTGGGAGCTGGCGTCGCGCTGCACGGCCGCCGACG GCCCCGTGGATGAGTACATGCTGCCTTTCGAGGAGGAGATTGGCCAGCACCCCTCCCTGGAGGACATGCAGGAAGTTGTGGTGCACAAAAAGAAGAGGCCTGTCCTAAGGGAGTGCTGGCAGAAACATTCT GGAATGGCGATGCTGTGCGAGACCATCGAGGAGTGCTGGGATCACGACGCCGAGGCGCGGCTGTCGGCGGGCTGCGTGGAGGAGAGGATCATCCAGATGCAAAAACTCACTAACATTATAACAACAGAGGACATCGTGACTGTGGTCACAATGGTGACAAACGTTGACTTTCCTCCCAAAGAATCCAGTCTATGA
- the ORC4 gene encoding origin recognition complex subunit 4 isoform X3 has protein sequence MDGWLPGGGEMKPSAVGKRKLKESNAESAECISQVQKILRERFCQHCAAGKLFGLEQQYRHLLELLKRTTVHGESNSALIIGPRGSGKTALLNHVLKDLREMEQVRENLLEVHLNGLLQTNDKVALKEITRQLQLENVVGDKVFGSFAENLAFLLEALRKGDRTSSCPILFVLDEFDLFVHHKNQTLLYNLFDISQSAQTPVTVIGLTCRQDILELLEKRVKSRFSHRQIYLMNSFDFKQYIKIFKSQLSLPAEFPDESFAQKWNNNVQHLSEDKTVQDVLQNLFHHTKDLRSLHLLLMLAGSAVTVHHPLLTAADLQEASRQHSTDSKANIVHGLSVLEICLIIAMKHLNEVYDGEPFNFQMVYNEFQKFIQRKAHSMYNFEKPVVMKAFEHLLQLELVQPLERPSARAQREYLLMKLLLDSSQIMEALQVYPNCPTDVKQWAASSLSWL, from the exons atggatggctgGCTGCCGGGAGGGGGTGAG ATGAAACCTTCTGCAGTGGGCAAGCGAAAGTTGAAGGAGAGCAATGCAGAAAGTGCTGAGTGCATTTCCCAG GTGCAGAAAATCCTGCGTGAAAGATTCTGTCAgcactgtgctgctggaaaactgtttgggctggagcagcagtaCAG ACATTTACTGGAGCTGCTGAAAAGAACCACGGTGCACGGGGAGAGTAATTCCGCCCTCATCATCGGCCCCCGGGGGTCCGGGAAAACGGCG ttATTAAATCATGTCTTAAAGGACCTCAGGGAAATGGAACAAGTGAGAGAGAACCTCCTGGAAGTCCATCTGAATG GGCTTCTGCAGACAAACGATAAAGTGGCCCTGAAGGAGAtcaccaggcagctgcagctggaaaatGTGGTTGGGGACAAAGTTTTT GGCAGTTTTGCTGAGAACCTTGCCTTCCTCCTTGAAGCTCTGAGGAAAG GAGACCGAACCAGCAGCTGCCCAATTTTGTTTGTGCTGGATGAGTTTGATTTGTTTGTCCACCACAAGAACCAGACCCTGCTCTACAACCTCTTCGACATCTCGCAGTCTGCACAGACCCCAGTGACAGTCATTGGGCTCACCTGCAGGCAG gatatcctggagctcctggagaagagagTAAAGTCAAGGTTCTCCCACAGACAGATATATTTGATGAATTCCTTTGATTTTAAACAATACATTAAGATATTTAAGAGCCAGCTTTCTCTTCCTGCTGAGTTTCCTGATGAGTCTTTTGCACAAAAATGGAATAATAACGTTCAG CACCTCTCAGAGGATAAGACCGTGCAGGACGTGCTGCAGAACCTCTTCCACCACACCAAAGACCTGCGCTCGCTGCATTTGCTCCTG ATGCTGGCTGGCAGCGCAGTGACCGTGCACCACCCCCTGCTCACGGCTGCAGACCTGCAGGAGgccagcaggcagcacagcaccGACTCCAAGGCCAACATTGTCCATG GTTTGTCTGTGCTGGAAATCTGCCTCATCATAGCCATGAAACACCTGAACGAGGTCTATGATGGAGAGCCCTTCAACTTCCAGATGGTTTACAATG aattcCAGAAGTTCATCCAGAGGAAGGCACATTCTATGTACAACTTTGAGAAGCCAGTGGTCATGAAG GCCTTTgagcacctgctgcagctggagctggtgcagccGCTGGAGCGGCCGTCGGCGCGGGCGCAGCGCGAGTACCTGCTGatgaagctgctgctggacagcagccagatCATGGAGGCCCTGCAGGTGTACCCCAACTGCCCCACCGACGTCAAGCAGTGGGCAGCCTCCTCCCTCAGCTGGCTCTGA
- the ORC4 gene encoding origin recognition complex subunit 4 isoform X1, translating to MRPPARPSSARAPASLREPRMQPERRMKPSAVGKRKLKESNAESAECISQVQKILRERFCQHCAAGKLFGLEQQYRHLLELLKRTTVHGESNSALIIGPRGSGKTALLNHVLKDLREMEQVRENLLEVHLNGLLQTNDKVALKEITRQLQLENVVGDKVFGSFAENLAFLLEALRKGDRTSSCPILFVLDEFDLFVHHKNQTLLYNLFDISQSAQTPVTVIGLTCRQDILELLEKRVKSRFSHRQIYLMNSFDFKQYIKIFKSQLSLPAEFPDESFAQKWNNNVQHLSEDKTVQDVLQNLFHHTKDLRSLHLLLMLAGSAVTVHHPLLTAADLQEASRQHSTDSKANIVHGLSVLEICLIIAMKHLNEVYDGEPFNFQMVYNEFQKFIQRKAHSMYNFEKPVVMKAFEHLLQLELVQPLERPSARAQREYLLMKLLLDSSQIMEALQVYPNCPTDVKQWAASSLSWL from the exons atgcgcccgcccgcccgcccttCGTCCGCTCGGGCTCCGGCGTCTCTGAGGGAGCCGCGGATGCAGCCCGAGAGGAGG ATGAAACCTTCTGCAGTGGGCAAGCGAAAGTTGAAGGAGAGCAATGCAGAAAGTGCTGAGTGCATTTCCCAG GTGCAGAAAATCCTGCGTGAAAGATTCTGTCAgcactgtgctgctggaaaactgtttgggctggagcagcagtaCAG ACATTTACTGGAGCTGCTGAAAAGAACCACGGTGCACGGGGAGAGTAATTCCGCCCTCATCATCGGCCCCCGGGGGTCCGGGAAAACGGCG ttATTAAATCATGTCTTAAAGGACCTCAGGGAAATGGAACAAGTGAGAGAGAACCTCCTGGAAGTCCATCTGAATG GGCTTCTGCAGACAAACGATAAAGTGGCCCTGAAGGAGAtcaccaggcagctgcagctggaaaatGTGGTTGGGGACAAAGTTTTT GGCAGTTTTGCTGAGAACCTTGCCTTCCTCCTTGAAGCTCTGAGGAAAG GAGACCGAACCAGCAGCTGCCCAATTTTGTTTGTGCTGGATGAGTTTGATTTGTTTGTCCACCACAAGAACCAGACCCTGCTCTACAACCTCTTCGACATCTCGCAGTCTGCACAGACCCCAGTGACAGTCATTGGGCTCACCTGCAGGCAG gatatcctggagctcctggagaagagagTAAAGTCAAGGTTCTCCCACAGACAGATATATTTGATGAATTCCTTTGATTTTAAACAATACATTAAGATATTTAAGAGCCAGCTTTCTCTTCCTGCTGAGTTTCCTGATGAGTCTTTTGCACAAAAATGGAATAATAACGTTCAG CACCTCTCAGAGGATAAGACCGTGCAGGACGTGCTGCAGAACCTCTTCCACCACACCAAAGACCTGCGCTCGCTGCATTTGCTCCTG ATGCTGGCTGGCAGCGCAGTGACCGTGCACCACCCCCTGCTCACGGCTGCAGACCTGCAGGAGgccagcaggcagcacagcaccGACTCCAAGGCCAACATTGTCCATG GTTTGTCTGTGCTGGAAATCTGCCTCATCATAGCCATGAAACACCTGAACGAGGTCTATGATGGAGAGCCCTTCAACTTCCAGATGGTTTACAATG aattcCAGAAGTTCATCCAGAGGAAGGCACATTCTATGTACAACTTTGAGAAGCCAGTGGTCATGAAG GCCTTTgagcacctgctgcagctggagctggtgcagccGCTGGAGCGGCCGTCGGCGCGGGCGCAGCGCGAGTACCTGCTGatgaagctgctgctggacagcagccagatCATGGAGGCCCTGCAGGTGTACCCCAACTGCCCCACCGACGTCAAGCAGTGGGCAGCCTCCTCCCTCAGCTGGCTCTGA
- the ORC4 gene encoding origin recognition complex subunit 4 isoform X4, giving the protein MKPSAVGKRKLKESNAESAECISQVQKILRERFCQHCAAGKLFGLEQQYRHLLELLKRTTVHGESNSALIIGPRGSGKTALLNHVLKDLREMEQVRENLLEVHLNGLLQTNDKVALKEITRQLQLENVVGDKVFGSFAENLAFLLEALRKGDRTSSCPILFVLDEFDLFVHHKNQTLLYNLFDISQSAQTPVTVIGLTCRQDILELLEKRVKSRFSHRQIYLMNSFDFKQYIKIFKSQLSLPAEFPDESFAQKWNNNVQHLSEDKTVQDVLQNLFHHTKDLRSLHLLLMLAGSAVTVHHPLLTAADLQEASRQHSTDSKANIVHGLSVLEICLIIAMKHLNEVYDGEPFNFQMVYNEFQKFIQRKAHSMYNFEKPVVMKAFEHLLQLELVQPLERPSARAQREYLLMKLLLDSSQIMEALQVYPNCPTDVKQWAASSLSWL; this is encoded by the exons ATGAAACCTTCTGCAGTGGGCAAGCGAAAGTTGAAGGAGAGCAATGCAGAAAGTGCTGAGTGCATTTCCCAG GTGCAGAAAATCCTGCGTGAAAGATTCTGTCAgcactgtgctgctggaaaactgtttgggctggagcagcagtaCAG ACATTTACTGGAGCTGCTGAAAAGAACCACGGTGCACGGGGAGAGTAATTCCGCCCTCATCATCGGCCCCCGGGGGTCCGGGAAAACGGCG ttATTAAATCATGTCTTAAAGGACCTCAGGGAAATGGAACAAGTGAGAGAGAACCTCCTGGAAGTCCATCTGAATG GGCTTCTGCAGACAAACGATAAAGTGGCCCTGAAGGAGAtcaccaggcagctgcagctggaaaatGTGGTTGGGGACAAAGTTTTT GGCAGTTTTGCTGAGAACCTTGCCTTCCTCCTTGAAGCTCTGAGGAAAG GAGACCGAACCAGCAGCTGCCCAATTTTGTTTGTGCTGGATGAGTTTGATTTGTTTGTCCACCACAAGAACCAGACCCTGCTCTACAACCTCTTCGACATCTCGCAGTCTGCACAGACCCCAGTGACAGTCATTGGGCTCACCTGCAGGCAG gatatcctggagctcctggagaagagagTAAAGTCAAGGTTCTCCCACAGACAGATATATTTGATGAATTCCTTTGATTTTAAACAATACATTAAGATATTTAAGAGCCAGCTTTCTCTTCCTGCTGAGTTTCCTGATGAGTCTTTTGCACAAAAATGGAATAATAACGTTCAG CACCTCTCAGAGGATAAGACCGTGCAGGACGTGCTGCAGAACCTCTTCCACCACACCAAAGACCTGCGCTCGCTGCATTTGCTCCTG ATGCTGGCTGGCAGCGCAGTGACCGTGCACCACCCCCTGCTCACGGCTGCAGACCTGCAGGAGgccagcaggcagcacagcaccGACTCCAAGGCCAACATTGTCCATG GTTTGTCTGTGCTGGAAATCTGCCTCATCATAGCCATGAAACACCTGAACGAGGTCTATGATGGAGAGCCCTTCAACTTCCAGATGGTTTACAATG aattcCAGAAGTTCATCCAGAGGAAGGCACATTCTATGTACAACTTTGAGAAGCCAGTGGTCATGAAG GCCTTTgagcacctgctgcagctggagctggtgcagccGCTGGAGCGGCCGTCGGCGCGGGCGCAGCGCGAGTACCTGCTGatgaagctgctgctggacagcagccagatCATGGAGGCCCTGCAGGTGTACCCCAACTGCCCCACCGACGTCAAGCAGTGGGCAGCCTCCTCCCTCAGCTGGCTCTGA
- the ORC4 gene encoding origin recognition complex subunit 4 isoform X2 → MDGWLPGGGEMKPSAVGKRKLKESNAESAECISQVQKILRERFCQHCAAGKLFGLEQQYRHLLELLKRTTVHGESNSALIIGPRGSGKTALLNHVLKDLREMEQVRENLLEVHLNGLLQTNDKVALKEITRQLQLENVVGDKVFGSFAENLAFLLEALRKGDRTSSCPILFVLDEFDLFVHHKNQTLLYNLFDISQSAQTPVTVIGLTCRQDILELLEKRVKSRFSHRQIYLMNSFDFKQYIKIFKSQLSLPAEFPDESFAQKWNNNVQHLSEDKTVQDVLQNLFHHTKDLRSLHLLLMLAGSAVTVHHPLLTAADLQEASRQHSTDSKANIVHGLSVLEICLIIAMKHLNEVYDGEPFNFQMVYNEFQKFIQRKAHSMYNFEKPVVMKAFEHLLQLELVQPLERPSARAQREYLLMKLLLDSSQIMEALQVYPNCPTDVKQWAASSLSWL, encoded by the exons atggatggatgg CTGCCGGGAGGGGGTGAG ATGAAACCTTCTGCAGTGGGCAAGCGAAAGTTGAAGGAGAGCAATGCAGAAAGTGCTGAGTGCATTTCCCAG GTGCAGAAAATCCTGCGTGAAAGATTCTGTCAgcactgtgctgctggaaaactgtttgggctggagcagcagtaCAG ACATTTACTGGAGCTGCTGAAAAGAACCACGGTGCACGGGGAGAGTAATTCCGCCCTCATCATCGGCCCCCGGGGGTCCGGGAAAACGGCG ttATTAAATCATGTCTTAAAGGACCTCAGGGAAATGGAACAAGTGAGAGAGAACCTCCTGGAAGTCCATCTGAATG GGCTTCTGCAGACAAACGATAAAGTGGCCCTGAAGGAGAtcaccaggcagctgcagctggaaaatGTGGTTGGGGACAAAGTTTTT GGCAGTTTTGCTGAGAACCTTGCCTTCCTCCTTGAAGCTCTGAGGAAAG GAGACCGAACCAGCAGCTGCCCAATTTTGTTTGTGCTGGATGAGTTTGATTTGTTTGTCCACCACAAGAACCAGACCCTGCTCTACAACCTCTTCGACATCTCGCAGTCTGCACAGACCCCAGTGACAGTCATTGGGCTCACCTGCAGGCAG gatatcctggagctcctggagaagagagTAAAGTCAAGGTTCTCCCACAGACAGATATATTTGATGAATTCCTTTGATTTTAAACAATACATTAAGATATTTAAGAGCCAGCTTTCTCTTCCTGCTGAGTTTCCTGATGAGTCTTTTGCACAAAAATGGAATAATAACGTTCAG CACCTCTCAGAGGATAAGACCGTGCAGGACGTGCTGCAGAACCTCTTCCACCACACCAAAGACCTGCGCTCGCTGCATTTGCTCCTG ATGCTGGCTGGCAGCGCAGTGACCGTGCACCACCCCCTGCTCACGGCTGCAGACCTGCAGGAGgccagcaggcagcacagcaccGACTCCAAGGCCAACATTGTCCATG GTTTGTCTGTGCTGGAAATCTGCCTCATCATAGCCATGAAACACCTGAACGAGGTCTATGATGGAGAGCCCTTCAACTTCCAGATGGTTTACAATG aattcCAGAAGTTCATCCAGAGGAAGGCACATTCTATGTACAACTTTGAGAAGCCAGTGGTCATGAAG GCCTTTgagcacctgctgcagctggagctggtgcagccGCTGGAGCGGCCGTCGGCGCGGGCGCAGCGCGAGTACCTGCTGatgaagctgctgctggacagcagccagatCATGGAGGCCCTGCAGGTGTACCCCAACTGCCCCACCGACGTCAAGCAGTGGGCAGCCTCCTCCCTCAGCTGGCTCTGA